The region TCTGCCAGTGACTATGACCAACTTGGAGCTGATGAGTCTTATGCAGCTCTGTATGCTATGGCCTCTTCCTATGATCAGCGTCGCCGTCTTCTTGATTCAAACATCTATGATCTTTATGACAGACAAAGACCACTATCTCCCATTTATTATGGAAGAGACCGGAGCCCAATGCGGCGATCACCCACCAGAGCTAGCTACTCTATGATGCCATCTGCTGCTATGATAGCAGCCACCTATAGATCCAAAGCTTCTCCACTAGGACAGTACAGATCCCAGGCCTCTGCTCCATTGGCAGCTGCTTACGGCATGCAAGCAGCTGCTTATGGGACACAGGCTTCTGACTTGGCTGCTGCTTATGGGGAGCAAGCCTCTGCTGTTCTAGCATCCGCTTTTGGAGCACAAGCATCAGCTGCCCTGGCAAGTGCTTATGGCACTCAGGCTGCCTCTACATTGGCATCTGCCTATGGAACTCAGGCTTCCACACTTGCAGCGTCATATGGGAATCATGCTTCTTCTCTGGCAAGTGCTTATGGCACACAAGCCTCTGCCCTGGCAGGCACACTTGGAACACAGGCTTCGGGTGCACTGGGGACTTATGCATCACAAGCTTCAGCTTATAGGCAAGCCACGACTCCGTTAACCACATCTTATGACACAGTACAGCTTGGACAGCAAGCCGCTACATATTCAGCAATGCAACAAGCAGCTTCCACTGAGGCTCAGTACGAGCGGACCCGACTCTCTCCTCCACAAGCCTCTGGTCTTGATGATGCCTATAAAATTTCTGCAGATTTAATGAAAAGGTATGTAAATTTTCTTTTGGCAGTCAAATGTTCTGCAGGGAGTGAGGTCACCATATGAAAACCTTTTGGGTGCTTTGTTATAAATTGAAAGCAGACACACAGCAATTTGTGGAAGTGTCACATTCTTTAGAACATGTAGGGGTTTTCCGTACCAATGTGCTTCTGTGCTACACCCACATTAAAGCCATTGTCACAGGTGCTAGGTATGTAAATTTTCTTTTGGCATTCTAATGTTCTGCAGGGAGTGAGGTCACCATATGAAAACCTTTTGAGTGCTTTCAGTTATAAATTGAAAGCAGACGCACAGCAATTTGGGGAAGTGTCACATTCTTTAGAACATGTAGGGGTTTTCCGTACAAATGTGCTTCTGTGCTACACCCACATTAAAGCCATTGTCACAGATGCTAGCTGATGTCTATTTCCACTATTCACATATTACTTTCATACGCATTAACTAATATTACCACCAGTTGCCCCACAGTAAGGCCAATGTGTAGTAgagtattctcagaggacaaagcAGGCTGATAATCCTCAAAAGTGGGTTGGCGATCCGTGCCGACCCGGGAACTGGCATTTGAAATAGCAAAAACTTTTACTGGAGCCTTCTGAGCACGCAGCGCGTTCAACTGCACATGTGCTGAGTGCCTTCCTGCTGGCCATGCGGGCGCTCCTCAGTTACCACTTTTCCGCGTGAGGAGCACCAGCTGTTTACCTGACTTCACTTTGTTGCCCGGGAGAGCCTTCAGTGCCTTTTTCACAGCGTTTTTGCctcatttgttttccttttctttcttagtttcctaaaaaatgtttctttttctttttaggtttATTTTTGACCCGCgtcaagtttcctttttttttagtcATGGCCATCTTTAGGCATGCTCGGCCaggtttttctcctttt is a window of Microcaecilia unicolor chromosome 11, aMicUni1.1, whole genome shotgun sequence DNA encoding:
- the LOC115479635 gene encoding RNA-binding protein 14-like isoform X2 — protein: MKIFVGNVDERTTHEELAALFDYAFVHMEREADAKEAIEQLNGKELKGKRINVEMSTKTQKSEQDTNGASGQKVDKNRRASDYQEAQQSASDYDQLGADESYAALYAMASSYDQRRRLLDSNIYDLYDRQRPLSPIYYGRDRSPMRRSPTRASYSMMPSAAMIAATYRSKASPLGQYRSQASAPLAAAYGMQAAAYGTQASDLAAAYGEQASAVLASAFGAQASAALASAYGTQAASTLASAYGTQASTLAASYGNHASSLASAYGTQASALAGTLGTQASGALGTYASQASAYRQATTPLTTSYDTVQLGQQAATYSAMQQAASTEAQYERTRLSPPQASGLDDAYKISADLMKRYGTDRRLTDMSDYRRLTDAQATYRRLSPSSQDYRRLADPHTDYARYTASYSDYIRAAQMQSSYQRRM
- the LOC115479635 gene encoding RNA-binding protein 14-like isoform X1; the encoded protein is MKIFVGNVDERTTHEELAALFGEYGTVLSCAVMKQFAFVHLREQEAARRAIAELNGRELHGRRMVVEISRPRPMHTVKIFVGNVSAACSSSELRQLFETYGKVVECDVVKDYAFVHMEREADAKEAIEQLNGKELKGKRINVEMSTKTQKSEQDTNGASGQKVDKNRRASDYQEAQQSASDYDQLGADESYAALYAMASSYDQRRRLLDSNIYDLYDRQRPLSPIYYGRDRSPMRRSPTRASYSMMPSAAMIAATYRSKASPLGQYRSQASAPLAAAYGMQAAAYGTQASDLAAAYGEQASAVLASAFGAQASAALASAYGTQAASTLASAYGTQASTLAASYGNHASSLASAYGTQASALAGTLGTQASGALGTYASQASAYRQATTPLTTSYDTVQLGQQAATYSAMQQAASTEAQYERTRLSPPQASGLDDAYKISADLMKRYGTDRRLTDMSDYRRLTDAQATYRRLSPSSQDYRRLADPHTDYARYTASYSDYIRAAQMQSSYQRRM